From Weissella confusa, a single genomic window includes:
- a CDS encoding GRP family sugar transporter, giving the protein MSIMFALIPAVLWGAMGIVNGWAGGRVANQILGGALGSLVFSIVVGVYAYIEAPTTSVVFSMAGLTYILSGIAWAAGTSFQLAAFKKMGVSQASGLNTAGQIAVNALVGAAVFGEWTGAHQWTIGLLAIASVIVGVFLISGKPSNLNKDGVRLTAISVFAYMIYFMIPKTVAILDLVHVNTGTLHNTMALSLPIAIGQTIGALVFGIIIFNGGNLSLPLLTKETAKNGIAGVMWGTGEVMIRLAVLNPAVGQAKASTLSQMGIIVSTMGAIIILKERKTKRQIIGIGIGAIFVMLGGILVTMAG; this is encoded by the coding sequence ATGTCAATTATGTTTGCTTTGATTCCTGCGGTTTTGTGGGGTGCGATGGGAATTGTGAACGGCTGGGCTGGTGGTCGTGTCGCAAATCAAATTTTGGGTGGTGCACTTGGATCACTTGTATTTTCAATTGTTGTTGGCGTTTACGCATACATTGAAGCACCAACCACATCAGTTGTGTTTAGCATGGCGGGATTGACGTACATTCTTTCAGGAATTGCGTGGGCAGCTGGAACGAGTTTCCAACTAGCCGCCTTCAAGAAGATGGGTGTGTCACAAGCGTCAGGTTTGAATACTGCCGGACAAATTGCTGTGAATGCCTTGGTCGGTGCAGCCGTGTTCGGTGAATGGACGGGCGCACACCAATGGACAATTGGTTTGTTGGCCATCGCCTCAGTAATTGTTGGTGTGTTCTTGATTTCAGGTAAGCCATCTAACTTGAACAAAGACGGTGTTCGTCTAACGGCCATCTCAGTCTTTGCCTACATGATTTACTTCATGATTCCTAAGACGGTTGCTATTCTTGATTTGGTTCACGTGAACACGGGGACGTTGCACAACACAATGGCCTTGTCATTGCCAATTGCCATCGGACAAACAATCGGTGCGTTGGTCTTCGGTATCATTATCTTCAACGGTGGTAACTTGAGCTTGCCATTGTTGACGAAGGAAACGGCTAAGAACGGAATCGCCGGTGTGATGTGGGGGACTGGAGAAGTGATGATCCGTTTGGCAGTGTTGAATCCAGCGGTTGGACAAGCCAAGGCATCAACGTTGTCACAAATGGGAATCATCGTTTCAACGATGGGTGCCATCATCATCTTGAAGGAGCGCAAGACGAAGCGCCAAATCATCGGAATTGGAATTGGTGCTATCTTCGTTATGCTAGGTGGTATCTTGGTCACAATGGCCGGTTAA
- a CDS encoding MFS transporter, translating to MSREIKVALLMAASLFMDVMDGTIVTTALPKMAQNFNVSAATISLLVSTYMIAVAVFIPLSGWIAQRLGNKRIWLLAVALFTISSLGSALAPNFAVLLTMRVIQGIAGAMMTPTARLIVLEKTPANQLLRMISYLVWPSLVAPALAPVIGGMFVTYFTWHWIFLINLPIGIIAFLIGMHLLPKDEVKQARAFDVRGFIELALASVALLAGAEMVARTGTVVWYGLILVVIGILLGVNVFFHLRKAENPLFSVDAMKVPTFRVFQTGGTIFQVTIASLPYVLTVLLQTVFGWTAARAGWYVLFIFVGNIGIKPFTNPIIRKLGFRGALVASFSMLALSSFALALVRPTSPAVWIMLLALISGVGRSLAFTSYNGLQFTEIAPEDRNGANTLTAVTQSMGQGLGISLITVIIHLFQTHFSLQGAYSWGFVVLGVFAIIPMLEILTLPKDAGSEAIQ from the coding sequence ATGAGTAGAGAAATAAAAGTTGCCTTATTGATGGCAGCTAGTTTATTTATGGATGTCATGGACGGTACCATCGTCACGACGGCATTACCAAAAATGGCGCAGAATTTTAATGTGTCTGCTGCCACGATTAGTCTGTTGGTAAGTACATATATGATTGCGGTTGCCGTATTTATTCCATTGAGTGGTTGGATTGCGCAACGTTTAGGTAATAAGCGTATTTGGTTATTGGCTGTGGCATTGTTTACGATCAGTTCTTTGGGTAGTGCCTTGGCACCAAATTTCGCCGTGCTATTAACAATGCGTGTGATTCAAGGAATCGCTGGTGCCATGATGACGCCAACAGCGCGCTTAATTGTGTTGGAAAAGACGCCGGCTAATCAATTGTTGCGTATGATTAGTTATCTAGTGTGGCCATCGTTGGTTGCGCCAGCGTTGGCACCGGTGATTGGTGGTATGTTCGTCACATACTTCACGTGGCACTGGATTTTCTTGATTAATTTGCCAATCGGTATTATCGCCTTTTTGATTGGGATGCATTTGTTGCCGAAGGATGAGGTTAAGCAAGCGCGTGCCTTTGACGTGCGTGGTTTCATTGAGCTGGCCTTGGCATCAGTTGCTTTGTTGGCTGGAGCAGAAATGGTCGCTCGCACCGGTACGGTTGTTTGGTACGGCTTGATTCTGGTAGTCATTGGTATCTTGTTGGGTGTGAATGTCTTCTTCCACTTGCGTAAGGCTGAGAATCCATTATTCTCAGTTGATGCCATGAAGGTACCGACGTTCCGTGTTTTCCAAACTGGTGGGACAATCTTCCAAGTTACGATTGCTAGTTTGCCATACGTTTTGACAGTATTGCTCCAAACGGTATTTGGCTGGACGGCTGCACGTGCCGGTTGGTATGTGTTGTTTATCTTCGTTGGTAATATTGGTATCAAGCCATTCACGAATCCAATCATTCGCAAGTTGGGCTTCCGCGGTGCGCTGGTTGCCTCATTCTCAATGCTAGCTTTAAGTTCATTTGCCTTGGCGTTGGTACGTCCAACATCACCAGCAGTTTGGATTATGTTGTTGGCATTGATTTCTGGTGTCGGCCGTTCATTGGCGTTTACGTCATATAACGGTTTGCAATTCACTGAAATTGCGCCAGAAGATCGTAATGGCGCCAACACGTTAACGGCGGTTACACAAAGTATGGGACAAGGATTAGGTATTTCATTGATTACTGTGATTATCCACTTGTTCCAAACGCACTTCTCACTGCAAGGTGCGTACTCATGGGGCTTCGTTGTCCTGGGTGTATTCGCCATCATCCCAATGTTGGAGATTTTGACGCTGCCTAAGGATGCAGGTTCAGAAGCAATTCAATAG
- a CDS encoding phosphatidylglycerophosphatase A yields MLFTERDYYEDVVAMLNARGVELKDIAELVLFGQRAIIPDLTMADAIDSVQHVLHKTEVQDAVMTGLAIDDLAEAKQLPQPLQSRIDRDHGTYGIDEQLVMSILGVYGTISWTNFGYLDRMKPGIVGRLNDEQHRGGRVNTFIDDIVSAIAAAAQARIAHD; encoded by the coding sequence ATGCTATTTACAGAACGCGATTATTATGAAGATGTTGTTGCGATGCTAAATGCACGTGGCGTTGAATTAAAGGATATTGCAGAGTTGGTCTTGTTTGGTCAACGTGCGATTATTCCTGACTTGACGATGGCTGATGCAATCGATTCAGTGCAACACGTTTTGCACAAGACTGAAGTGCAAGATGCGGTCATGACCGGTCTAGCTATCGATGACTTAGCAGAAGCAAAGCAATTGCCACAACCATTGCAAAGCCGTATCGACCGTGACCACGGCACATATGGGATTGATGAACAATTGGTTATGTCAATTTTGGGTGTGTACGGCACGATTTCATGGACGAACTTTGGTTACCTTGATCGCATGAAGCCAGGTATTGTTGGTCGTTTGAACGACGAACAACACCGCGGTGGCCGCGTGAACACGTTTATTGATGATATCGTGTCAGCCATCGCCGCTGCAGCACAAGCGCGTATCGCACACGATTAA
- a CDS encoding NADP-dependent oxidoreductase, which translates to MKAVQIKAFGDVDVLEEVEVDTPKILKKQVLVKNHATAIDPYDVKFVQGLMGEADKLPLIPGSSVVGEVIAVGEEVTDFKVGDRVAATRHHQTYAEEVPVGQSAVAKVPEGVDDVHAVAAVVGAATGYQMITDDLDVQPGQKVLIQGGAGSVGSVAIQAALNRGAVVYATAKPADFDYLKSLGDVTPVDYHTAYENDLSDFDAVLDTIGGDVAIQSAKVLKQGGKLRNLTGFDEEAISKFDIDAVHTYQNGKRPNLAALLDDMAAGKIVVKVGDVKPFSVEALREAHAAARQASLAGKAVFTF; encoded by the coding sequence ATGAAGGCAGTACAAATTAAGGCATTTGGGGACGTTGATGTACTTGAGGAAGTTGAAGTCGACACACCTAAGATTTTGAAGAAGCAAGTATTGGTTAAGAATCATGCAACTGCAATTGATCCTTATGACGTGAAGTTTGTGCAAGGATTGATGGGTGAGGCTGATAAGCTACCATTGATTCCTGGCTCAAGTGTCGTTGGCGAAGTGATTGCGGTTGGTGAAGAAGTCACTGACTTCAAGGTTGGTGATCGTGTCGCTGCAACGCGTCACCACCAAACGTATGCCGAAGAAGTTCCGGTTGGTCAATCTGCAGTTGCTAAGGTGCCAGAAGGCGTCGATGATGTTCACGCAGTTGCGGCTGTTGTGGGTGCAGCAACTGGGTACCAAATGATTACGGATGATTTGGATGTGCAACCTGGTCAAAAGGTTTTGATTCAAGGTGGTGCCGGTAGTGTTGGTTCTGTTGCGATTCAAGCAGCTTTGAACCGTGGTGCAGTTGTCTATGCAACGGCAAAGCCAGCTGACTTTGACTATCTAAAGTCATTGGGGGATGTGACGCCAGTTGATTATCACACTGCTTATGAGAATGACTTGTCAGACTTTGATGCGGTGTTGGATACGATCGGTGGGGATGTCGCCATCCAATCTGCGAAGGTTTTGAAGCAAGGCGGTAAGTTGCGTAACTTGACTGGTTTTGATGAAGAAGCCATCAGTAAGTTTGATATTGATGCAGTACACACTTATCAAAACGGAAAGCGTCCAAACTTGGCAGCGTTGTTGGATGATATGGCAGCTGGTAAGATTGTTGTTAAGGTTGGGGATGTTAAGCCATTCTCAGTTGAAGCATTGCGTGAAGCACACGCAGCTGCTCGCCAAGCCTCATTGGCAGGTAAGGCGGTATTTACCTTTTAA
- a CDS encoding MIP/aquaporin family protein translates to MENMRKYLAEFFGTLMLVAMGTGVVVFVGTQTGPLPVALAFGLAVVAGAYAFGSISGGHFNPAVSFAAAINGRISWMDYLGYVVSQIIGAFAGSAVVLGFMKAFGAPAATIKQVGFGQTNFTSPISFLSASLIEAFLTFVFVLVILMVTAKKNAAISSVAPFVIGLTLAALIMLGLQATGASLNPARSLAPAAFLAIFGSSAALTNIGAYIVGPLVGAALAAVVAKFGLGSEED, encoded by the coding sequence ATGGAAAACATGCGCAAGTATCTTGCCGAGTTCTTCGGAACGTTGATGTTGGTTGCCATGGGAACTGGCGTTGTTGTCTTCGTCGGAACTCAAACTGGTCCATTGCCAGTTGCCTTGGCCTTTGGGTTGGCTGTTGTAGCCGGAGCATATGCCTTTGGTTCAATCTCAGGTGGTCACTTTAACCCAGCCGTTTCATTTGCTGCTGCCATTAACGGTCGCATCTCATGGATGGATTACTTGGGTTACGTTGTTTCACAAATCATCGGTGCCTTTGCAGGTTCAGCCGTTGTTTTGGGTTTCATGAAGGCTTTCGGTGCTCCAGCAGCAACGATTAAGCAAGTTGGATTTGGTCAAACGAACTTTACGTCACCAATTTCATTCTTGTCAGCTTCATTGATCGAAGCATTCTTGACGTTCGTCTTTGTCTTGGTAATCTTGATGGTTACGGCTAAGAAGAACGCAGCTATCTCATCAGTTGCACCATTCGTCATCGGTTTGACTTTGGCTGCTTTGATCATGCTTGGTTTGCAAGCAACTGGTGCTTCATTGAACCCTGCACGTTCATTGGCACCTGCTGCCTTCCTTGCAATCTTCGGTTCATCAGCTGCATTGACTAACATTGGTGCCTACATCGTAGGTCCATTGGTTGGTGCCGCTTTGGCAGCCGTAGTTGCTAAGTTTGGTTTGGGTTCTGAAGAAGACTAA
- a CDS encoding NAD(P)H-hydrate epimerase — MVEAVTAQDMQRFDRYTIEEIGVPSLVLMERAAMSVIDVLAAGSFDLANVLVIAGLGNNGGDGVAIARMLTQKGVNVDLLILGDEHRATANTATQLKIARGYGIETQNRVRDFRNYTVIVDALFGIGLSKPVPSKLGDIIKRVNAANIPVVSVDVPSGLHATTGEILGSAIRATATVTFAYPKQGLLQNEGLKRAGNIYVKDIGIYSPEELAAFKQEESEN, encoded by the coding sequence ATGGTTGAAGCAGTAACCGCACAAGACATGCAACGATTCGATCGTTACACGATCGAAGAAATTGGTGTGCCCTCATTAGTGTTGATGGAGCGCGCCGCAATGTCTGTGATTGATGTTCTCGCAGCTGGGTCATTCGACTTGGCTAACGTCCTCGTCATCGCCGGTTTGGGTAACAACGGTGGTGATGGTGTCGCTATTGCGCGTATGTTGACCCAAAAGGGCGTCAACGTCGACCTACTTATCCTAGGCGATGAACACCGTGCAACGGCTAACACAGCTACCCAATTGAAGATTGCTCGCGGATACGGCATTGAAACGCAAAATCGTGTCCGTGATTTCCGTAATTACACTGTTATCGTCGACGCTTTGTTTGGAATTGGCCTTTCTAAACCCGTTCCAAGCAAACTTGGTGATATTATTAAACGAGTAAATGCCGCAAACATTCCAGTTGTCTCAGTTGATGTGCCTTCTGGTTTGCACGCAACAACAGGAGAAATCCTTGGCTCTGCCATTCGTGCCACCGCAACAGTAACCTTTGCCTACCCAAAGCAAGGGTTGCTACAAAACGAAGGCTTGAAGCGTGCCGGTAACATCTACGTGAAGGATATCGGTATCTATTCACCCGAAGAATTAGCAGCATTTAAGCAGGAAGAGAGTGAGAACTAA